The Arthrobacter oryzae DNA window ACCCGGACAAAAGCATCTTCTTCGTCCAGTCCCATGTCCCTGAACATGCCCAGCTCGCGTGGGCGCTGAACTGCATCACCGGGTTCGGCGAGGCGTCCCGCATGACGCAGTTCAAGGACAAGACGCAGAAGTCGGGGGCGGACGCCGCCACGCTCGGCCTGTTCGCGTACCCCACCCTGATGGCAGCGGACATCCTCCTCTACCAGACGGACCTTGTCCCGGTGGGCGAGGACCAGCGCCAGCACCTGGAACTGACCCGGAACCTGGCCCAGCGCTTCAACACCCGCTTTGGCCACACCTTCACAGTGCCTGAGGCCACGATCCTCAAGGCCACGGCCAAGATCTACGACCTCCAAAGCCCGACGGCCAAGATGTCGAAGACAGGCGGATCGCCCCACGGCTCCATCCAGCTCCTGGAAGACCCCAAGCTCGCGGCGAAGCGGATCAAGTCCGCAGTGACTGACGCCGGAACGGAGATCCGGTTCGACGCCGAAGCCAAGCCGGGGGTTTCCAACCTGCTCACCATCTATTCAACGCTCACCGGCAAGACCGTGGCCGAGCTTGAGGCAGAATACCAGGGCAAAATGTACGGCCACCTCAAGACTGACCTCGCGGACGTGATGGTGGACTTCATCACGCCCCTCCGGAACCGGACCAACGAACTGATGGAGGACCCGGCGGAACTGGACCGGCTCCTTGCCCGCGGTGCTGAACGGGCCCGGGAAATCGCCTCCGTGACCCTCGGCCAGGTCTATGAGCGCATGGGCTTCCTCCCGTCCCTCAGCCTCGCAGGAGTCCGCTAGCCCCATGTCATCCGCCAGCAAAGTCACTGCCAACGAAAAGTCCCCTGCGTACCGCGGAGAGGGAAAATTCGTAGACGCCGATGATGAGGCTGCCACGGGCCGGGGCACGGTCCCGCGTAAGCGCAGGGACCGGACCGAGGAAATGAGCGTCGGCGTTATCCTGGGCTTCCCCCCGGACATCGCCGAGGAGCTCCAGCGCTGGCGGGCGTCCTTCGGAGACCCCATGGCCGGCGTCATTCCGGCACACATCACGCTGGTGACCACCACTCCCACCAAGGACTGGGAAGCCACCCGGAACCACGTCCGCGAAATCGCGCGCCGGCAGGAGCCGTTTACGGTGACCATCGCGGGGACCGGCTCGTTCCGGCCCGTGTCCCCGGTGGTCTTCCTGAACGTCGAAGACGGTTTCGGCCACTGCGTGAACCTGCACGAACAACTGCAGACCGGGCCGCTGGAACGGGAACTGCCGTTTGC harbors:
- the trpS gene encoding tryptophan--tRNA ligase, which translates into the protein MTSSTSPVTKKRILSGAKPTADSLHLGNYIGAVRNWVDMQAEYDAVFFIPDLHAITVDFEPAELAKRTRVVAAQYIAAGIDPDKSIFFVQSHVPEHAQLAWALNCITGFGEASRMTQFKDKTQKSGADAATLGLFAYPTLMAADILLYQTDLVPVGEDQRQHLELTRNLAQRFNTRFGHTFTVPEATILKATAKIYDLQSPTAKMSKTGGSPHGSIQLLEDPKLAAKRIKSAVTDAGTEIRFDAEAKPGVSNLLTIYSTLTGKTVAELEAEYQGKMYGHLKTDLADVMVDFITPLRNRTNELMEDPAELDRLLARGAERAREIASVTLGQVYERMGFLPSLSLAGVR
- a CDS encoding 2'-5' RNA ligase family protein produces the protein MSVGVILGFPPDIAEELQRWRASFGDPMAGVIPAHITLVTTTPTKDWEATRNHVREIARRQEPFTVTIAGTGSFRPVSPVVFLNVEDGFGHCVNLHEQLQTGPLERELPFAYHPHVTIAHDVAPESLDEAETVLKDYRATFPVVSMGLYEHDINGIWQLREELDFGIETDHLRGTSG